GGGCGGGTTCGTTTTCGGATCGAGTCGAAATTAGAGAATCGGGTCCGGTGAGCGTAACAACGGGTTTCTCTTAAACCTACCAGATCCGATGTAGAGGTCTATCTGGAATTCTTGTTTGCCGTGTCTTTTTGGGGTTCCTTCCCTCCGTCGATAAGAACCAAAAACCTCTCCTTTTCTCTCCATCCGTCCCTTGGACCTTCATCCAATATTGAATCTTTTGGAATTCGTTGATCATTTTTGGGCTTCCGAAGCATAAAAAAGGTTAGATTTTCGTAaaaattcttcctttcctttttctttttcttttttttcaaatgtaGTGTTGTCTCGATTATATATCTCTCTTTATCATGGATCCCCCCTCTAGTGTTTTAGGGGTTTCATGAATCCTAGGGCTATGTAGAGCTTGAATTTATATGTTATATATTGATACTCTTCATGTTTGGTTAGAGATCGTAAAAAACGAACAAGAAATTATGAAAGCTTGGAGCCTTTTTTGTGTTTTAGATTAGGGTCCTTTCCTCTGATAAAGGGGGGAAGCTGTTAGATGTATTAAAATTGCGTACTTTGTTGCAATTTTGATGTTTGGCTAGTTCTGCCTTATCTACGGGCTATTCTTATTATTTGGATTAATAGTTTTAATCTTCAGAAAACTGAGGATTGGGAAGATTTGGCATAGATGaaatatgttattttgatgGGGGGTGGATGGGAAATGATTGTTGATGGAACTGAAATATGTTAGGAGAGAGAGAACCATGTAATTTAAATGTGTGACGATCCATGGTTAGCAGAGTTGACCATATACTTGAACTCCTGACATCATGGGATCCTTTAGATCTTGAAGTCACTTCTTTTCTGCCACAAGCATGTTCATATCGGACTAAAATAAATAACATTAAAATGACaagtaattattttattttaagctCAAATCTTTTTAGATAATATTTAGGAATAACTTAGTGCAGCGGTATAATATTACAAAGGCAAAATAAGTGAAAGAACTATGGGGAAAtaatatttcttaaaaaataaaaatgatacgtaaaaataaaatttagttattataatttttttaaaaatctctTTTCTAGGTGATGATCAAGTGATTCCAAGCCTCTTAATAATATAGAAGACAACTGTGGTGCATTGATGCAGCTCTCTGTGCCTCATATCTAAGGTTTTTGATAGCAGCCAAGATCTCTCTGGTACTGTATGTAAAATATATCAGTCCTTTTCATCTTGGCCGATATAAACCAACATacctcaagaaatcaagatataCAACATCAATATATCCACTGAGGCTTTCCCATTTTTTTACagcattaaaatatttaaatattaaaattaaatcCAATGCCTTAAAATAGTAATCAATTTCGTTTTAAAATATCAACTGATATTCTGATATGTCACTTCTCATGCCTCAGTGAGATCTCGGAATATAAGGGAGCATCGATGGGTTTAATTATGTAAGAAAATTATCAGCTTTAGGGAaaaaagaagggagagaagCAGTATTCAGGGGTTTGGAAGAGTGGAGGCATGAGTGTTACAATTCAGAAAAGGAGAGGTGGGAtttgaaccttttttttttgtttcgggaggggaggggggggaggggggtgcgCGCGGTGGGGGGAGATGGTAAAAGATAATCAGGAGTGGGTTACATACTACAGAGGTAGTACCCCAAAATTCTGCTATCTCTTAACTTAGCACCAACTAAATATGTGGTGGCTTCAAGTTGACACCTGTCTGCTAAAATTTACAAAAATATGATACGAGGAATAATTTGAGGGGCATCTGTTATCTACTGGAGCCTTCTCACTCCAAAATGAATGCAGTTCATGGGGGGCTAGCATCATGATGGCGCTACCTTGGTATCATGTAAACCTTACCCAATATAATCATGGGATTAGATGATATTTCCATATTCAGCAGATGTTATTTTTTCTTATTGGTGGCCATAATAGGGTACCTTGGGACCAAAAATTGATAGAAGGAATATTCCTAAAGTCCAAAcgttttttttaaaagtataaGTTTAACttcacttttctcttttttcagcattttattatgattttgtCTGTGGACACTTAAAATTGCACATTGTTGAGTTGGATGCGACGGTTACATATCTCagtattgaaataaaaatacttCCATTTTCTTGGGTAAAAGTCACTGAATCTTGTATTGTTTTCCTATTATTTTATCACAAGAAAGTTTTGGTGATAGATTCTTGCGTATTTTTTCAAACCTTGAATTACCTATGCACTTCTTTCTACTTATTCTATTGAATTATCATAATTTGGTTGAAGAATCTTCATCTTAACTGAATCTGTACTCCAGTAattcttttgattttcattctcgACTTCTGGAAGCATATTATGTCAGTATGTTGCAGCATAACTGTTTCTGGTGCTTAATATGTTTGGTGCTGCTTAGAAGTTTGTGAATTTTTTTACATTCACTGGCTGCTATAAGTTTTTTCCTTCCTTGTAATGGCATTTATTCTTTCAGTCCATATAGGTGTTCATtttaattatttgataaaaatgAATTGTTTTCTGTGAAGGATCAAAAGTGATAGATACACCAATAAGGACATTTATTCTGGCCGGGGTTTTGTTGTTTAAAACTTGTGCAGTATCATGTCATATTGTCATTCTTCACTGAGCTTAGACCAAATAAGGGGACTCTTGAGTCCTAGTCTATCTTCGCATACTTGCATTAATGAATAAATATTATGGTATAACCTGTAGGAGGAGATCAGTCTGTTGAAACTTGAAAGCCTTAAAGTATCAAATAGATGGATGGCAGCATCTAAAGAAATACTTTCATATCCTTCATTCGCTAAGCTTGATAAAAAAAGCCATTATGAGGAAGACTTCCAATCTGATTTCTGGAGTGCCCCCGAGAAAAAGGCTTGCTCATCAGGGCAAAGATCCTTAAGACAAGGAGCTCGTTATCAGTTAAGGGATGAGAATGACTTTCTCGATGGATATGAGTCAGGTGAAGAGTCTTGCATTTCTCCACTGCCCAAAGCACACCCTGAAGTGAACTTGAAAAATGTCTTGAGTGGGATAGTTGCAATTATCACTGGCAGGATCAAAGGACTTGGCATTGTTCAACCACATCAAATTTCTAGTCCAACATTTTTGGGATCTGAAAGCAATGGAGACAGTTTCTTACATCCGTCAGTGTACATACCGAGTGCACCACCATTGCTTGAGGCAGAAGCCATCAACTATAGTGCTTATAGGGAGGTACTAGAAGCAGAACCTCCAGAGTGGCTTCCAGATAGTTATACTACAGTGTGCATGCAGTGCACTTCTCCTTTCACTGCCCTTACCCGTGGAAGGCATCACTGCCGATTTTGTGGGGGTGTTTTCTGTAGAGCATGCACGAAAGGGAGATGTTTGTTACCTGTCAAGTTCCGAGAGCGAGATCCTCAGAGAGTGTGTGATGCCTGTTATGATAGGTTGGATCCCTTGCAAGGAATATTGATTAACTCTAATAGTAATGCCATGCAATCAGCAAAACACGATGTTATGGATTGGACATCCACGAGAGGGTGGTTAAATTTGCCTGTGGGTTTATCAATGGAACATGAGATATATAAAGCAGCAAACACTTTGAGGAGTTATAGCCAGGTACATTTTTCTGCTTCCATTCtttcttttatcattttatTTAGGTTTACAAAGGGAACTGATCTTTGGTTAAATCTCAATCTGGATATCATCATTTTGATATCTGCCTGACGGAATTTTGAAGTACAGGTTGCCAGATTGAATCCTGAGAAGTCTATTCCTCTGGCTGTCCTAAAAGGAGCAAAAGGACTTGCTATGCTGACAGTTGCCAAGGCTGGTGCGCTTCTTACTTACAAATTAGGTACAGGTCTAGTAGTTGCTCGAAGGTCTGATGGGTCATGGTCTGCACCATCTGCCATACTCTCTGTTGGTCTAGGATGGGGTGCGCAGGTAGGCATGGGATAAGATATACTTGTTATCTTTCTTCCACTTCTCTTTTCCAGTATATTATTCTCAATGGTGTTTATGATCTGCTTCCATATCAATGCATATTGCTGATAAGGTTGTCACAAGATAAAATAGtggttaattttttttaattaataaagcTTCATTTTAGGAAGTTCTGAAAGAAGCAAGAGTGTAAAATTTGATTGGAATCTAAATGAGCAAACAAGCAGATGAAAGAAGCTGTGTCTTTATACATAAATCAAGAATATTGCTCCCTTACCTAACCAAACATGTAGCTACCTCATAGTCTTCTACATAAGGTTCTATAGTAGATTGACACATTACATATACATGCTTGAAAGACCTTATTATGTGCTACAAACACTTTCAAAAGTTAATTGACATGTTAAACATAATTGCTTTGCATTATAGCTTCTATATCTGATTTCATATAGACAGATGTGAGAGTTGGAGCATTATCCATGAAAGGTAAAATATTAGAAAACTTTTATTAAGCTAACTTCTGCACTAGGAAACTTTCATGCCTTGAGGCCTTCTACCATCTATATGGGATTGGCATTATTAATGAAACCACTCTCAATGGTTTGTGAGTTGGAATTGATTTGATGGCCACGTAACATCTCCGGCCAAGAGAGTGCCCTGCTACGAAACCTAGATGACTAGTTGGTGGAAAAGGAAATATAAATTACTGATTTTTCTGTTTTATGCTTATGGAACTGAAAGCAAGCCCTGTggttaattttttttggaaaaaaaaattaatgcagAATTTGGCTAGcaagttttgatgttgagaattGCTTTCATGTTTGAGGGACAATTTAAATACAATACCAAATGTTTAACAAGTACAGACCCTCTCTAGACCCTGCAATGACAGGATCCTCGTGCACTgggctgcttttttttttcagctcATATATAGTTCTCTTCCTTTATGTATATTTAAGGCAAGAGATGTAAACAGTTTGATCTACGGAGAGTCAAAGTTGCTCGTGAAGTTCCAAATTCATTAGCATGATAGAAGACCTTAGCTTTTTAACATCTATTAAAAGCATGCAAATTGTAAGTTGTTAAGCATATCAGATGACAAGTTTGATTTTGTGGGTGACTGTAAAAAGAACACTACTTGAAGTAATTAATATGATGAAGACGACACTTGGGTCCTTGATGATGGCAATATTTCAGGTTTCTGTGCTTGGAACTTGGCTATCCAAGAGGGAAATCTGAATTCAAGTTTTTGGACTGTTGCTGTGGCTTTAAGATCAtacatcttttcttttttttttttggtctacTCTGTTTTACTGTACAGATTGGGGGAGAACTTGTGGACTTCATCATTGTTCTACATGGTTCTAAAGCTGTCAAGACATTTACTAGCCGCATGCATTTTTCCCTTGGAGGAGGTTTGAGTGCAGCAGCAGGACCAGTTGGGAGAGTCTTTGAAGCAGATCTCCGAGCTGGAGACAAAGGATCTGGAATGTGTTACACTTATAGTTGTAGCAAAGGtattattttcagaaaaaaccTACAGATGTCTGGATGTTCAGTAAGCCAGTGCATTTTCTTCTATATTTTCCCAAACATGTGGTGCACCAACATTTTTCCTTCCGATGATCAGTTCACTCTACGCTCCTCTAACCCATCATGTACTTTTATACTCATCATTGACAACTGCTCCCTTTGCTCCTCAAGGATCGCGAAGTCTCTGTGTCTATACCTTGTGCACTTGCTACTCCATAGTCATGCTTCCCAAGAGATTACTTTATAAGCAACATTCTTCATAACATGACATGATTTCCATTTACTTCTGTTTCTTGCTTCTTCTGACTCATTTTTGTGATAAGTACACATTAAAGAACCTGAGAACATCACCCATGTTTAGATCATCCAACATGCACCAAGTAGGGTGTCAATCGGGTTGGGTCAGATATGGATTAGGTTGGATGTTGGTTGgctcaaatatatattaatgcGAGCCCAACCCCTTTATAAATGGTTAAAAATCCAAACCAGAACACAACTTTTTTATTAAACTGCAGCCTAACCTAATTTGCataacccatttaataaatgGGCCAAATGAGGTAAAATGGGTCATAAGCAGGTTAAACATGTCTTAATCGAGTCAGGTCATGACCTAACCCAACTCTTAAATGAGTCAAAATGGGTTAGTGGTTTAGGACAATAAACCTGAACttgacccatttaataaacaagtaGGTCGAGTTGAACCCATATATGACCTTGACCCGTTCATGCCAAACCTGAGCATGCTTAAAGCAGGTCGGTTACAGGTCAGGTTAACAAGTCAGGTTGTAAATTGCCACCTTGCATCCAAAAGATTTTGATATGCTTTCTCGTGGAAGATGATTTTAGAAGCGGATGCATGACCTTGATATTGTGCTATGGGATTTACTGGATTTGGATTTTTGCACGGAAATTGCACCTAtgcttatatatataatatatatttggatTTTGTGGCTACCTGTAAGTTGTATTTTATAACTTGGTTGGCATATGCCAGAGGCTGACTTGAAAGTAGGACTTGTTTTAAACAAAAGAAACTTGAGTCTAGTGCTAGGCTGATTCTGTGACTTTTGAAAAAAAGTATTTAGTTGTTTAATCAAAGGGTTTGACTTCATCTGCAAATGAGGAAATTGTTGTAAAAATTAAGATACTTGGCTTTTCTTGAAATAACCTTCAATTTTCTTGTTTTAATGGTCATGTGGAATTATTTGCTGATGAGGAAAAGAAACAATTTAATACATttactctcttttcttttcttacatGATGTGgctcttgatcttttcttattgTTCCTGTTGGAGTTGTTAGTATATAATCTTTGCCAAAATCCCATGGTTCATAGGGCTACAGATGAACCAAGCTATTGACCAGCTGCTTGAGCTCAGCTTGATAAATGGCATGTTTGACTTGGTTTGATGAGGAAACAAGCCAAGGAGGCTCCACGTGAGGCTCACTCATAAATGAAGCAAGACCAAAATAACTGGAAGCTTGGGCTTAGCTCCATAAGAGGCTGCTTCAATCTTGCTTATTAGGCTATTGACCAAGTTTGAACATTTGTAGTTAAGCTTGCATTGAACTAGCTGCAATATCAAATACCCTTTTCATTTAACAAAGGCAAAACCTGAGCAGCCCAAATGCGATATTACAGTTTAACGTAGTTAACATGTTTAtattgtttttaacatttagtaAATGTGCATGTAGCTGATTGGTACTAGAGTTTCAGTGATTTTTGTCCTTAGATTAGAGAATATCTATAACTTTGCTTTTCCATGTTTAAAGTACTTGTGTAACGGAATGCTTGTACTCTTATTGTTAGTTCAGATTGTAGGAACACTTTTCTGGCCAAGGTATGTTTAACACCACTTAGTaatatgtgatgcatgtttGCCCTTTGAAATGCTTCGGTTGACTGTTGCAGCTAGAATCAATAAATTGGACAGTTCTTGCTGAGCAGGCGATTGTTCTGTTGTGCTTGACATGTTTTCTTATCCACGCATGTGTATACACGAGTATGACAAGCAGTTTGGAAGATCGTAAAAGAATTCATTTTGGTGTTGAAAGTTTGAAAATGGAAGTTgcttatatatttaaaaactatAATAAGAGTTGCTGGCTCCTGCAATATTCCACTCCTCGCTACGTCTCCATTTCAAGTATCAGTTGTAAGACATATTCATGCCTTCTGCATATCATGAGAGTAAGTATGATGTCTATGTTTCTATTTGATATGATATCAGGTGCTTTTGTTGGAGTCTCACTGGAAGGTAACCTTGTTGCGACGCGGATGGATGCTAATCTGCGCTTCTATGGTGATCCTTATCTGACAACAACTGACATTCTTCTGGGAACAGTAGAGAGACCTAAAGCTGCTGTGCCATTATATTCTGCTCTGAATGAACTCTACTGGAGGCTGATATGTTAAACTTTCAATATGGGGTCTCTTGTAAATATTTCCCAGGGTTTCCATTGTCAATGCTCTGCTTTTTTAGCCATCAAAGAGGACAATTAAAACAACAAAATGATGGTTTCAATCACGACCCGGAAAACAGAAGTGGCACTGTTGGGCGATCACCGAGCttgaaaaatatcataaatatgCAGTCCTTGTTCTGCATTTTTACATTATTGGAATTCCCAAAGACCCTGTATatttatatcaaaatatttgATGCAAATACACTTGAACGTTCTTCAATTATTTTTGGTTATGTTGGTGTCTTTTGTGGGCATCAATTGTATACTATCATTATACTGGAGGCCTTGCTGTGTTTAAGCTTGAAAATTCCTGTTCTATTTGGAAGACTCCATTAATCTTTATATTACTTTGTTCCTCCAAATTCA
This portion of the Phoenix dactylifera cultivar Barhee BC4 chromosome 11, palm_55x_up_171113_PBpolish2nd_filt_p, whole genome shotgun sequence genome encodes:
- the LOC103703324 gene encoding uncharacterized protein LOC103703324 is translated as MAASKEILSYPSFAKLDKKSHYEEDFQSDFWSAPEKKACSSGQRSLRQGARYQLRDENDFLDGYESGEESCISPLPKAHPEVNLKNVLSGIVAIITGRIKGLGIVQPHQISSPTFLGSESNGDSFLHPSVYIPSAPPLLEAEAINYSAYREVLEAEPPEWLPDSYTTVCMQCTSPFTALTRGRHHCRFCGGVFCRACTKGRCLLPVKFRERDPQRVCDACYDRLDPLQGILINSNSNAMQSAKHDVMDWTSTRGWLNLPVGLSMEHEIYKAANTLRSYSQVARLNPEKSIPLAVLKGAKGLAMLTVAKAGALLTYKLGTGLVVARRSDGSWSAPSAILSVGLGWGAQIGGELVDFIIVLHGSKAVKTFTSRMHFSLGGGLSAAAGPVGRVFEADLRAGDKGSGMCYTYSCSKGAFVGVSLEGNLVATRMDANLRFYGDPYLTTTDILLGTVERPKAAVPLYSALNELYWRLIC